GGTCGATGCCGTCGATGGCGCGGAAGCCGTCGAAGACCACCGACAGCCCGCGTACCTCGATCATCGGACTCATCGGACCTCCTCCATGACTCTCGTGTCGGGAGCGTCCGCGGGCGGCGGCTCGGGGTCCGTACGGCGCCTCGACCTGCGCGCCCAGGCGTCGCGCGCCGACGCCGCCACGCCGAGGATCCCCTTGGGGGCCAGGGTCATGACGAGGATGAACAGCGCGCCCTGGAGGTAGAGCCAGCCGTCGGCGAACTGCTCGCTGAAGGACGTCTTGGCGTACCCCATGACGACCGCGCCGAGGATCGCCCCGGCCAGCGCGAACCTGCCGCCCACCGCGACCGCGACGACGAGTTCGAGGGAGGGGACCACCCCCAGCAGCGCGGGCGAGATGATGCCGACCACGGGCACGAACAGGGCACCCGCGAGCCCGGCCATGCCCGCCGACAGCGCGAAGGTGACGGTCTTGACCCTGGCCGGGTCGTAGCCGAGGAACCTGACGCGGTCCTCGCCGTCCCTGATGGCGACGAGCAGCCGCCCGAAGCGGCTTTTCACCAGCTGGCGGGCACCGAGGTAGAGCAGGCCGGTGACGATCGCGACCGCGAAGTACAGCCCGCGCTGGGTGGAGTCGGCCGCCAGGTCCTGGCCGAACAGGTCGTAGAAGTTGGTCAGGCCGTTGGTGCCGCCGGTCAGGCCCTGCTGGCCGACGAGCAGGATGACGAACGCGGCGGCGAGCGCCTGGGTGAGGATCGCGAAGTAGGCGCCGCGCACCCGCTGCCTGAACACCAGCAGGCCCAGCACCGTGGCGATCAGCATCGGCCCGACGACGACCATGGCGAGCGCGAACACCGGGTTGGCGAACGGTTTCCACAGGGCGGGCAGCTGCTCGACCCCGCTCCACACCATGAAGTCGGGCAGGTCGCCCTGGGCGTCCACCAGTTTCAGGTGCATCGCCATCGCATAGCCGCCGAGCCCGAAGAACACGCCCTGGCCGAGGACGAGCATGCCGCCCTGCCCCCAGGCCAGGCCGATGCCCAGGGCGATGATCGCGAAGCAGAGATACTTGGCCAGCAGGCCGAGGCGGAAGGGCTCCAGCAGGAGCGGTGCGACCACCAGGGCCAGCACCGCCACCACCGCGAAGACCCCGGGCCCCTTGAGTCGTGCGAGGTTCATCGGAATTCCGGGGCGAAGTCCCCTGGCTTCAGCCAAAGGCAGGAGGCCCCTCCCTCCCTTCCGGTATGGTCACTCGCGGGTTTGCGACAACCAAGCAGACCCTGCAGAGTCGCAAAATCCTCGCCGCCGGGCTGGTGGAGAGGTGAAACGCCTGCGGAGCTGATGTAAGACACGGCACTCGTCCCGGGTGTCTGCGGTCGGCGGTGAAACAGGAACTCCGACCTGTGAAGGTTGGAATCCTTCGGCTTCAGCCGTGGGGAGAATGTCAAGTCAGCGCCCTCGATCGGAGTACGAACAGGCCCTGCGGCCGGAACTGGAGGAAGGCGATGATCGCGGCGAACACAATGACCTTCGCCAGGCTGGCGTCGCTCCAGAACTCGGCGTACGAGTTGAGCAGGCCGAGTCCCGCGGCGGCGATGACGGCGCCGCGCAGCTGGCCGAGCCCTCCGGCGACGACCACGAGGAAGGCGTCGACGATGTAGTAGGTGCCGAGGGCGGGCCCGACGGGGCCGATGAGGGTGAGGGCGACCCCGGCGACCCCGGCCAGGCCGGAGCCGATGAAGAAGGTGCGCTGGTCCACGCGGGCGGTGTTGATGCCGCTGACCGCGGCCAGCTGCCGGTTCTGCATCACCGCCTGCATCCGCCGGCCCTGGCCGGTGCGGTTCATGTAGGCCCAGATGCCGATGACGGTGAGGACGGCCAGGGCGAAGATGAACAGCCGGTTGTACGGCAGGGACGCGATGCCGCCCTGCAGCCAGGTGGGCGCCTGGACCTGCACGTTGGGCGCCCCGAACAGGTCGCGGGCGAGCTGCTGCAGCACGAGGCTGACGCCCCAGGTGAGCAGCAGGGTGTCGAGCGGGCGGCCGTAGAAGTGACGGATCGCGGTCCGCTCCAGGATGAGCCCCATCAGCCCGGCGACCAGGAAGGCGACGGGCAGAGCGACGATCACGGCCATCCGGCCGGTGAGGTCCTGGAGCAGGTAGGCGGTGTACGCGCCCGCCATGATGAACTCGCCGTGGGCCATGTTGATCACGCCCATCTGGCCGAACGTGAACGTCAGGCCGAGGGCGATGAGGAGCAGCACGGCGCCGATGGACAGGCCGATCGGGAGCTGGTTGAGAAAAGCCTCCACCGAAGGTCCCCTTCCTACGAGTGTTTGGCTCCGGATCGGGCCGTACCGCATTGTGGGTGCGTCACGGTGCTGCCCGTGATCTGGTCACGGCCCGGTCCGGAGCCGGTCTGAGAGGGGATCAGCCGTTGGCCAGGCCGCTCGCCCAGGGGTAGCCCTTGAGGTAGGGGTCGGGCTTGATCGGCTTGCCGGAGTTCCAGACCTCCTTGATGAGGCCGTCGGGCTGGATCACCCCGATCCTGGCCGTCTTGTACATGTGCTGGTTCTCGCCGTCGATGGTGACCAGGCCCTCGGGGCGCTCCAGGGCGATGCCCCCGGCGGCCTTCCTGACGGCCTCGACCTCGACGGATCCGGCCTTCTTGGCGGCCTCGGCCCACAGGTAGACGGCGTTGTATCCGGCCTCCATCGGGTCGGAGGTCACCTTGTCGGCGCCGTACTTGGCCTTGAACGCGGCGACGAACTTCTCGTTGGCCGGGTTCTCGGTGGTCTGGTAGTAGTTCCAGGCGACGGGGTGTCCGGCGATGTTGTCGACGCCGATGCCCTTGACCTCCTCCTCGGCGACGCTCACCGACAGGACGGGCATCTGCTCGGCGGTGACCCCGGCGCTGTTGAGCTGCTTGAAGAAGGCGACGTTGCTGTCACCGTTGAGGGTGTTGAAGACGGCGTCCGGCTTGGCCTGGACGACCTTGTTGGTCAGCGTGCTGTACTCGGTGTGGCCGAGCGGGGTGTACTCCTCGCCGAGGATCTCCATCCCGTTCGCCGCCGCGTACGCCTTGATGATCTTGTTGGCGGTGCGCGGGAAGACGTAGTCGCTGCCGACCAGGAAGATCTTCTTCTTGCCCTGTTCCTTGAGGTAGTCGAGGCCGGGGATGATCTGCTGGTTGGTGGTGGCGCCGGTGTAGAAGATGTACGGCGAGCTCTCCAGGCCCTCGTACTGAACCGGGTACCACAGCAGGGCCTTGCTCCGCTCGAACACCGGCAGCATCGCCTTGCGGCTGGCGGAGGTCCATCCGCCGAAGGTGGTGGCGACCTTGTCCTGGCGGATGAGCTTGGTGGCCTTCTCCGCGAAGGTGGGCCAGTCGGACGCGCCGTCCTCGACCACGGGGATCAGCTTCTTGCCGAGCACGCCGCCGGCGGCGTTGATCTCCTCGATGGCGAGCAGCTCGGAGTCCCTGACGGTCACCTCGCTGATGGCCATGGTGCCGCTGAGCGAGTGCAGGATGCCGACCTTGATGCCGTCCTCACCACCGCCGGCGGAGGCCGCGTCCGTGCCCGCAGGGGCTTCGCTTCCACAGGCGGCCAGCGCCGCGGCCAGCGCCACGACGGTGACTCCGGAGCGCCATGCTGTGTTCCTCAATGACTTTCCTCCTTGCCGGTACGGCCCCCGCACCGATCTATCTGCCGTCAAGGTGACTGAGTGAGGTTTCCCGCCCAGTTCATAATTGTTAATTGCACTTTGCCGGGAGCTAACCGCCGTGACAGGACGTGGCAGCGCGAACACCACGCCGTTTTTTGTCCCGACAAATCAGCAAATTTCGTGATATCTACTTCGGAGCGCGCCGGTATACCCGCAGGAAAGGGGGCGCCGATGGACGCTTCTGCCCCGTTCGTGCGGCTCGCGCCACCTGGAAACCAGCACGACATCGACGTGCAACATCATGGAAACCGCCGGTTCCTATGGTCCGGGAATGCGGCTCACACCACACGAGCAGGAACGCCTGCTCATCCACGTCGCCGCCGGTGTCGCCCGCGACCGCAGGTCACGGGGCCTCCGGCTCAACCACCCCGAGGCCACCGCGATCATCGCGTCCTTCCTCATGGAGGGCGCCAGGGACGGACGCACCGTCGCCGAGCTGATGGACGCGGGCCGCAAGGTGCTGTCCCGCGACGACGTCATGGACGGGGTGCCCGAGATGCTGTCGTCGGTGCAGATCGAGGCCACCTTCCCCGACGGCACCAAGCTCGTCACCGTCCACCACCCCATCCCGTGAGCCCCGGCCGATCTCGTGAGGACCAGCCGATCCCGTGCACCCCAGGAACGGTGAGCGCCGATGACACCCGGTGAGATCCAGTACGGCGACACGCCCATCCCGCTCAACCCGGGCCGCGAGCGCGTCACCGTCCGAGTCGTCAACACCGCCGACCGACCGATCCAGGTCGGCTCGCACTACCACTTCGCCGCGTGCAACCCCGGCCTGGAGTTCGACCGCCAGGCGGCCTGGGGCACCCGGCTCGACGTCCCGGCCGGCACGGCGGTGCGGTTCGAGCCCGGTGTGGAGCGCGACGTGACCCTCGTGCCGATCGGCGGCCTGCGGATCGTCCCCGGTCTCCGCTCCGAGTGGGCCGGACCTCTCGACGGGAGCCCCAGTGTTCATTGAACGATCCCGCTACGCCGCGCTCTACGGCCCCACCACCGGCGACCGGATCAGGCTGGCCGACACCGACCTGCTCGTCGAGGTCACCGAGGACCTGTCGATGGGCCCGTCGGGGGCGGGCGACGAGGCCGTCTTCGGCGGCGGCAAGGTCATCAGGGAGTCGATGGGCCAGGCCAGGACCACCAGGGCCGAGGGGTCGCCCGACCTGGTGATCACCGGAGCGGTGATCCTCGACCACTGGGGCGTGGTGAAGGCCGACATCGGGATCAGGGACGGCCGCATCGTCGCGATCGGCAAGGCCGGAAACCCCGACACCATGGACGGCGTCCACCCCGACCTGGTCATCGGCCCCTCGACCGAGATCCTCGCGGGCAACGGGAAGATCCTGACCGCCGGGGCGATCGACTCCCACGTCCACCTGATCTGCCCGCAGATCCTCGACGAGGCCCTCGCCGCGGGGGTGACCACCATCGTGGGCGGCGGCACCGGGCCCGCCGAGGGCACCAAGGCCACCACCGTCACCGGCACCTGGTATCTCGCCCGGATGCTGGAGTCGCTCGACTCCTACCCGATCAACGTCGCACTGCTCGGCAAGGGCAACACGGTCAGCCGCGACGGCCTGCTCGAACAGCTCCGCGCCGGGGCCTCGGGCTTCAAGCTGCACGAGGACTGGGGTACCACCCCCGCCGCCATCGACGCCTGCCTGTCGGTCGCCGACGCCACCGGCACCCAGGTCACGATCCACACCGACACCCTCAACGAGGCCGGGTTCGTGGAGTCGACGCTGGCGGCGATCGGCGACCGGATGATCCACGCGTACCATACCGAGGGGGCGGGCGGCGGCCACGCGCCGGACATCATCCGGGTCGCCTCCTACGGCAACATCCTGCCGTCCTCGACCAATCCGACCCGCCCGCACACCGTCAACACGCTCGACGAGCACCTCGACATGCTGATGGTCTGCCACCACCTCAACCCGTCCATCCCCGAGGACCTGGCGTTCGCCGAGTCCCGGATCCGGCCGTCCACGATGGCGGCCGAGGACATCCTGCACGACATGGGCGCGATCTCGATGATCGGCTCGGACTCCCAGGCGATGGGCCGGGTGGGCGAGACGATCATCCGTACCTGGCAGACCGCGCACGTGATGAAGCGCCGCCGGGGCGCGCTTCCCGGCGACGGCCCCGCCGACAACCTCCGTGCCCGGCGCTACGTCGCCAAGTACACGATCTGCCCGGCCGTGGCCCACGGCCTGGACGGCGAGGTCGGCTCGGTGGAGACCGGCAAGCTGGCCGACCTGGTCCTGTGGGACCCGGCCTTCTTCGGCGTCAAACCGGACCTGGTGGTCAAGGGTGGTGTCATCGCGTACGCCCAGATGGGCGACGCCAACGCCTCCATCCCGACCCCGCAGCCGGTCATGCCGCGCCCGATGTTCGGCGCCGCCCCGGTCACCGCCGCCGCCACGTCCGTTCACTTCGTCGCCCCCCTCGCGATCGAGGACGGCCTCGCCGACCGCCTGGCCGTACGCAGGCGGCTGCTGCCGGTGGCCGACGTCCGCCGCAGGGGCAAGGAGAGCATGCCGCTCAACGACGCCATGCCCAGGATCGA
This region of Streptosporangium sp. NBC_01495 genomic DNA includes:
- the urtC gene encoding urea ABC transporter permease subunit UrtC encodes the protein MNLARLKGPGVFAVVAVLALVVAPLLLEPFRLGLLAKYLCFAIIALGIGLAWGQGGMLVLGQGVFFGLGGYAMAMHLKLVDAQGDLPDFMVWSGVEQLPALWKPFANPVFALAMVVVGPMLIATVLGLLVFRQRVRGAYFAILTQALAAAFVILLVGQQGLTGGTNGLTNFYDLFGQDLAADSTQRGLYFAVAIVTGLLYLGARQLVKSRFGRLLVAIRDGEDRVRFLGYDPARVKTVTFALSAGMAGLAGALFVPVVGIISPALLGVVPSLELVVAVAVGGRFALAGAILGAVVMGYAKTSFSEQFADGWLYLQGALFILVMTLAPKGILGVAASARDAWARRSRRRTDPEPPPADAPDTRVMEEVR
- the urtB gene encoding urea ABC transporter permease subunit UrtB codes for the protein MEAFLNQLPIGLSIGAVLLLIALGLTFTFGQMGVINMAHGEFIMAGAYTAYLLQDLTGRMAVIVALPVAFLVAGLMGLILERTAIRHFYGRPLDTLLLTWGVSLVLQQLARDLFGAPNVQVQAPTWLQGGIASLPYNRLFIFALAVLTVIGIWAYMNRTGQGRRMQAVMQNRQLAAVSGINTARVDQRTFFIGSGLAGVAGVALTLIGPVGPALGTYYIVDAFLVVVAGGLGQLRGAVIAAAGLGLLNSYAEFWSDASLAKVIVFAAIIAFLQFRPQGLFVLRSRALT
- the urtA gene encoding urea ABC transporter substrate-binding protein — its product is MRNTAWRSGVTVVALAAALAACGSEAPAGTDAASAGGGEDGIKVGILHSLSGTMAISEVTVRDSELLAIEEINAAGGVLGKKLIPVVEDGASDWPTFAEKATKLIRQDKVATTFGGWTSASRKAMLPVFERSKALLWYPVQYEGLESSPYIFYTGATTNQQIIPGLDYLKEQGKKKIFLVGSDYVFPRTANKIIKAYAAANGMEILGEEYTPLGHTEYSTLTNKVVQAKPDAVFNTLNGDSNVAFFKQLNSAGVTAEQMPVLSVSVAEEEVKGIGVDNIAGHPVAWNYYQTTENPANEKFVAAFKAKYGADKVTSDPMEAGYNAVYLWAEAAKKAGSVEVEAVRKAAGGIALERPEGLVTIDGENQHMYKTARIGVIQPDGLIKEVWNSGKPIKPDPYLKGYPWASGLANG
- a CDS encoding urease subunit gamma — protein: MRLTPHEQERLLIHVAAGVARDRRSRGLRLNHPEATAIIASFLMEGARDGRTVAELMDAGRKVLSRDDVMDGVPEMLSSVQIEATFPDGTKLVTVHHPIP
- a CDS encoding urease subunit beta produces the protein MTPGEIQYGDTPIPLNPGRERVTVRVVNTADRPIQVGSHYHFAACNPGLEFDRQAAWGTRLDVPAGTAVRFEPGVERDVTLVPIGGLRIVPGLRSEWAGPLDGSPSVH
- a CDS encoding urease subunit alpha, which gives rise to MFIERSRYAALYGPTTGDRIRLADTDLLVEVTEDLSMGPSGAGDEAVFGGGKVIRESMGQARTTRAEGSPDLVITGAVILDHWGVVKADIGIRDGRIVAIGKAGNPDTMDGVHPDLVIGPSTEILAGNGKILTAGAIDSHVHLICPQILDEALAAGVTTIVGGGTGPAEGTKATTVTGTWYLARMLESLDSYPINVALLGKGNTVSRDGLLEQLRAGASGFKLHEDWGTTPAAIDACLSVADATGTQVTIHTDTLNEAGFVESTLAAIGDRMIHAYHTEGAGGGHAPDIIRVASYGNILPSSTNPTRPHTVNTLDEHLDMLMVCHHLNPSIPEDLAFAESRIRPSTMAAEDILHDMGAISMIGSDSQAMGRVGETIIRTWQTAHVMKRRRGALPGDGPADNLRARRYVAKYTICPAVAHGLDGEVGSVETGKLADLVLWDPAFFGVKPDLVVKGGVIAYAQMGDANASIPTPQPVMPRPMFGAAPVTAAATSVHFVAPLAIEDGLADRLAVRRRLLPVADVRRRGKESMPLNDAMPRIDIHPDTFAVSVDGEVIEPAPAETLPMTQRYFLF